A genomic region of Microtus ochrogaster isolate Prairie Vole_2 chromosome 15, MicOch1.0, whole genome shotgun sequence contains the following coding sequences:
- the LOC102002293 gene encoding apolipoprotein L3-like gives MIQVEDRLQISDALLLLGLREEEAALRDALKQHLAREPTDENDETEKRQQKKNFLKEFPELKRKLEEHISKLRDLADHLDEVHKGCTISNVVSGSTSIAATIAGLVLAPFTGGVSLVIAAAGLGAASAATGLTTTIVEESITMADESEARRLVEAIMDIVNRILKIMPLITFKVSSKGVELICAWKILRDHIKVIGTGRIRNFTTLRGGTRQLRNLISHDIPRGTRLARIGKGVGNVSLLAFDVYNLVTDSIDLHNGAKTKSGGALREVANNLEERLREFEQHHKDLQSV, from the exons ATGATCCAGGTAGAGGACAGATTACAGATCTCTGATGCGTTACTCCTGCTGGGTCTACG CGAAGAGGAAGCTGCCCTGCGTGATGCACTGAAGCAGCATTTAGCCCGGGAGCCCACAGATGAAAATGATGAAACAGAAAAgaggcagcagaaaaaaaattttctgaaagaatttcCTGAGTTGAAAAGGAAACTTGAAGAACACATCAGTAAGCTCCGAGATCTGGCTGACCATCTTGACGAGGTGCACAAGGGCTGCACCATCTCCAATGTGGTGTCCGGGTCTACCAGCATCGCAGCCACAATCGCTGGATTAGTTCTGGCACCCTTCACAGGAGGGGTGTCTCTGGTTATCGCAGCGGCAGGTCTAGGAGCAGCATCAGCTGCGACTGGTCTCACCACTACCATTGTGGAAGAATCCATCACAATGGCAGATGAAAGTGAAGCCAGGAGGCTGGTTGAGGCCATCATGGACATAGTGAACAGAATTTTGAAGATCATGCCTTTGATCACATTCAAAGTTAGTAGTAAGGGTGTGGAGTTAATCTGTGCTTGGAAAATCCTCAGGGATCATATTAAAGTCATCGGGACAGGCAGAATCAGGAACTTCACAACGCTTAGAGGAGGTACTAGGCAGTTGAGGAATCTCATCTCACACGATATTCCCCGAGGAACAAGACTAGCCAGGATTGGAAAAGGAGTCGGTAATGTTTCACTATTAGCATTTGATGTGTATAACCTTGTGACTGACTCCATAGATTTACACAATGGTGCAAAGACAAAGTCAGGAGGAGCGCTACGGGAGGTGGCTAACAATCTAGAAGAGAGGTTGCGTGAATTTGAGCAGCACCACAAGGATCTACAGTCAGTCTAG